One segment of Falco biarmicus isolate bFalBia1 chromosome 12, bFalBia1.pri, whole genome shotgun sequence DNA contains the following:
- the FLVCR1 gene encoding feline leukemia virus subgroup C receptor-related protein 1: MYIVPVSVWAVTRTDRLYRFRLKDCGKCVCVRALRACVWTAQHRHRATHRRAAPAAPPGAPSPPAPGPPPAPLRSAPWRGGVGSVAGPQPERQVTLAGRAGLRPPPPPPGKLGGETAEMVEEGGEEEAEGESAEMPAAAAVPALQRCNGFLPGKEAAGERAAEAEAMLAAGGPPETRLSRRRLAVLAVFSCYSLVNAFQWIQYSILSNVFAGFYGVSFTQIDWLSMVYMVAYVPLILPATWLLDARGLRLTALLGAGLNGLGAWLKCASLAPGRYPLTLAAQAVCAVAQVFILGLPSRIASVWFGPTEVSTACAVAVLGNQLGTAIGFLLPPVLVPNTPDDIDLMAHNISIMFYGTAIVSTLLFFLTGVVFEEKPKYPPSHSQAVLQTMPPEDYSYKQSIINLFKNAPFVLLLISYGIMTGAFYSVSTLLNQMIVTHYEGEEVNAGRIGLTLVVAGMVGSIICGLWLDYTKTYKQTTLIVYILSFIGLLVFTFTLDLGYLIVVFVTGGVLGFFMTGYLPLGFEFAVEITYPESEGTSSGLLNASAQIFGIVFTLVQGKLTTDYSPRAGNLFLCAWIFVGIILTALIKSELRRHNVNSGIMNLDVKAVPVDSPVEPESTTLKIQSAL, translated from the exons ATGTACATCGTTCCCGTCTCCGTATGGGCAGTCACCCGCACGGACAGGCTCTATCGGTTCCGTTTAAAGGACTGTGGGAagtgtgtgtgcgtgcgcgcattgcgtgcgtgcgtgtggactgcccagcacaggcaccGAGCCACGCACCGCCGCGCCGCCCCAGCCGCCCCTCCCGGCGCGCCCTctccgcccgccccggggccgcctcccgctccgctccgctccgccccGTGGCGCGGCGGCGTGGGCTCGGTGGCGGGGCCGCAGCCGGAGAGACAGGTGACCTTGGCAGGCAGAGCCGGGctgcgcccgccgccgccgccgccggggaaGCTGGGTGGGGAGACGGCCGAGATGGTGGAGGAGGGCGgcgaggaggaggcggaggggGAGAGCGCGGAGAtgccggcggccgccgccgtgCCCGCTCTGCAGCGCTGCAACGGCTTCCTGCCCGGCAAGGAGGCGGCGGGCGAGCGGGCGGCCGAGGCCGAGGCCATgctggcggcgggcggcccgcCCGAGACGCGCCTGTCGCGGCGGCGCCTGGCGGTGCTGGCCGTCTTCAGCTGCTACTCGCTGGTGAACGCTTTCCAGTGGATCCAGTACAGCATCCTCAGCAACGTCTTCGCCGGCTTCTACGGCGTCTCCTTCACGCAGATAGACTGGCTCTCCATGGTCTACATGGTGGCCTACGTGCCGCTGATCCTGCCCGCCACCTGGCTGCTGGATGCCCGCGGCCTGCGCCTCACCGCCCTGCTGGGCGCTGGCCTCAACGGCCTGGGCGCCTGGCTCAAGTGTGCCAGCCTGGCCCCCGGCCGCTACCCCCTCACCCTGGCAGCCCAGGCCGTCTGCGCCGTCGCCCAGGTCTTCATCCTGGGGCTGCCCTCACGCATCGCCTCCGTCTGGTTCGGCCCCACCGAGGTCTCCACTGCCTGCGCCGTGGCGGTGCTGGGCAACCAG cTTGGCACTGCGATTGGCTTTTTGTTGCCGCCTGTTTTGGTTCCAAATACGCCTGACGATATTGATCTAATGGCACATAACATCAGCATCATGTTCTACGGCACAGCAATAGTTTCCACGCTTTTGTTCTTCTTAACAGGGGTTG tgtttgaagaaaagccaaaatacCCTCCTAGTCACTCTCAAGCAGTCCTGCAAACTATGCCTCCTGAGGATTATTCCTACAAGCAGTCGATTATTAACTTGTTCAAAAATGCTCCATTTGTACTTTTGCTGATCAGTTACG GTATTATGACTGGGGCATTTTATTCTGTCTCCACGTTATTAAACCAGATGATAGTAACTCATTATGAG GGAGAAGAAGTGAACGCTGGGAGAATTGGCTTGACACTGGTGGTGGCAGGAATGGTGGGTTCGATTATTTGTGGTTTGTGGCTGGATTACACTAAAACATACAA GCAAACTACTTTGATTGTTTACATTCTCTCATTCATTGGGTTGCTTGTATTTACTTTCACCCTGGACCTCGGATACCTTATAGTAGTGTTCGTGACTGGAGGAGTACTTGG GTTCTTCATGACTGGCTATCTCCCACTTGGGTTTGAATTCGCTGTGGAAATTACATACCCAGAATCTGAAGGCACTTCCTCCGGTCTCCTTAATGCATCAGCACAG aTATTTGGAATTGTCTTCACGCTTGTTCAAGGAAAGCTCACAACAGACTACAGTCCTCGTGCAGGAAACCTCTTTCTTTGTGCTTGGATTTTTGTGGGCATTATCTTAACAG cctTAATAAAATCAGAATTGCGAAGACACAATGTGAATTCAGGGATTATGAATTTGGATGTTAAAGCT gTACCAGTTGACAGTCCTGTAGAACCTGAAAGTACTACATTAAAAATTCAGTCAGCTTTATAA